The following coding sequences are from one Candidatus Rokuibacteriota bacterium window:
- a CDS encoding TRAP transporter small permease — protein sequence MRRTEETRAEGGPPTAVLPGTARQVLRAVDLLAKGMAYISGALFLLASFYITLDVIGRKFFHVSSAVTDEIGGYALAMGGMWALAYALRIGGHVRIDILLPHLPPRVRALLNYAAVAVMVLFAAMVALYTWRLALDSLAGNAKAMSFIQTPLFVPQGLMAFGFTVLTLEAVVILVVGLIESLRLGHLAPLAGLEPSERADQA from the coding sequence GTGAGGCGAACAGAAGAGACTCGCGCTGAGGGCGGTCCGCCCACCGCTGTCCTTCCGGGCACCGCGCGCCAGGTGCTTCGCGCCGTCGATCTCCTGGCGAAGGGGATGGCCTATATCAGCGGCGCCCTCTTCCTCCTGGCCTCCTTCTACATCACTCTCGACGTCATCGGCCGAAAGTTCTTTCACGTCTCCTCGGCGGTGACGGACGAGATCGGCGGCTATGCCCTGGCCATGGGCGGCATGTGGGCCCTGGCCTACGCCCTTCGCATCGGGGGGCATGTCAGAATCGATATCCTGCTCCCTCATCTCCCGCCGCGCGTGCGGGCGCTGCTCAATTACGCGGCCGTGGCCGTGATGGTCCTCTTCGCCGCGATGGTGGCGCTCTATACCTGGCGCCTCGCCCTCGACTCCCTCGCCGGCAACGCCAAGGCCATGAGCTTCATCCAGACCCCCCTCTTCGTGCCCCAGGGTCTTATGGCATTCGGATTCACGGTGCTGACCCTGGAGGCGGTAGTGATTCTCGTCGTCGGGCTCATCGAGTCGCTTCGCCTCGGACACTTGGCGCCGCTTGCGGGGCTCGAGCCCTCCGAGCGGGCCGACCAAGCCTAG
- a CDS encoding TRAP transporter large permease: MLAAFLLGLHVAAALGVLSFSLMYVFSDRPLWEMLGLIAWNTNTSFVLVAIPFFIMMGEILLRSGLSDRLYRVLSHWLAPLPGGLMHSNIAACATFAAVSGSSVATAATIGSVALPAFRARGYNERLVLGSLAAGGTLGILIPPSINFIVYGVLMEVSIGRLYIAGIFPGILLSLLFMAVIFYAAVLRPGVAPRETAVSWKTRLIGLLDMLPTFFLIFLVLGTIYLGVATPTEAAGFGVTGAFLLALFSRRVSPAMLREVFLSSARTTAMVMLILTAAFILNSTLAILGVPYAISKAVASWGLTPTVTLVVLVLFYLFLGTFMDGFAMMVTTIPVILPVLKTMNIDLVWFGVIAVILTEAALISPPEGLNLYVIHGLRQNPGAGERRTIMDVYLGVLPFFLMMLLGIAFIIMFPQIALWLPTTMKGS; the protein is encoded by the coding sequence ATGCTGGCGGCCTTTCTCCTCGGGCTCCACGTGGCTGCCGCTCTGGGCGTCCTGAGCTTCTCCCTCATGTACGTGTTCAGCGACCGACCGCTCTGGGAGATGCTCGGGCTCATCGCATGGAACACCAACACGAGCTTTGTGCTCGTCGCGATTCCCTTCTTCATTATGATGGGCGAGATCCTGCTCCGGAGCGGCCTGTCAGACCGCCTCTATCGGGTGCTGTCCCACTGGCTCGCCCCACTGCCGGGAGGGCTCATGCACAGCAACATCGCCGCGTGCGCCACTTTCGCGGCGGTCTCGGGCTCGAGCGTCGCCACGGCGGCGACGATTGGCTCCGTCGCCCTCCCCGCCTTCCGCGCCCGGGGTTACAACGAGCGGCTGGTCCTGGGATCCCTGGCCGCAGGCGGGACGCTGGGGATTCTGATTCCTCCCAGCATCAACTTCATCGTCTACGGGGTGCTGATGGAGGTCTCCATCGGCAGACTCTACATCGCCGGGATCTTCCCCGGGATCCTGCTCTCGCTCCTGTTCATGGCCGTGATCTTCTACGCCGCTGTCCTCCGGCCCGGCGTCGCTCCGCGCGAGACCGCTGTGTCGTGGAAGACCCGGCTGATCGGGCTCCTCGACATGCTGCCCACTTTCTTCCTGATCTTCCTGGTCCTGGGAACGATCTACCTGGGCGTGGCCACGCCCACCGAGGCGGCGGGCTTCGGTGTCACCGGGGCCTTTCTCCTGGCCCTGTTCAGCCGCCGGGTGAGCCCAGCGATGCTGCGTGAGGTCTTCCTCTCGAGCGCCCGCACCACGGCCATGGTCATGCTGATCCTCACCGCGGCCTTCATCCTCAACTCCACGCTGGCGATCCTCGGCGTGCCGTATGCCATCTCGAAGGCCGTGGCCTCCTGGGGGCTGACGCCGACCGTCACGCTCGTCGTCCTCGTGCTCTTCTACCTGTTCCTCGGAACCTTTATGGACGGCTTCGCCATGATGGTGACCACCATCCCGGTGATCCTCCCCGTCTTAAAGACGATGAACATCGATCTGGTGTGGTTCGGGGTCATCGCGGTGATTCTGACGGAGGCCGCGCTCATCTCGCCGCCCGAGGGGCTGAACCTCTACGTCATCCACGGCCTACGCCAGAACCCGGGGGCAGGCGAGCGCCGGACGATCATGGATGTCTACCTGGGGGTGCTGCCGTTCTTCCTGATGATGCTGCTGGGGATCGCGTTCATCATCATGTTCCCGCAGATCGCGCTCTGGCTCCCGACCACGATGAAGGGAAGCTGA
- a CDS encoding 2-dehydropantoate 2-reductase, which translates to MRIGITGAGAIGSVVGGMLTRAGHDVTLIDQWPEHVEAMKRSGLRLSGTCGEHLIPVRALHIHELQSVGEPFDAVFIAVKSYDTEWATALCVAYLKQPDGVVVDFQNGVNDERVAAIAGRERTLGCVITIGAGLYEPGHAIRTDRGSVGFRIGELDGAESGRVHDLVKVMNDVAPAKVTTNLRGERWSKLGVNCMANPLAGLSGFGSAEVRSQPEPRRIAIQIAAEVVKVGRALGYEVEPIYGIAPQRMVDAAEGRGLAAVEADMAAGVQFLSGGRPSLLQDVMKGRRTEVNYLNGYVSEQGRKVGVKTPFNDAIVELFRRHGVGLRPDPRNLEPLLKLLPG; encoded by the coding sequence ATGCGGATAGGGATCACCGGTGCAGGAGCGATCGGGAGCGTCGTGGGTGGAATGCTGACGCGGGCCGGGCACGACGTGACGCTCATCGACCAGTGGCCGGAGCACGTCGAGGCGATGAAGCGGAGCGGCCTCCGGCTGAGCGGCACGTGCGGTGAGCACCTGATCCCGGTCAGGGCGCTCCACATCCATGAGCTCCAGAGCGTCGGCGAGCCGTTCGACGCGGTCTTCATCGCGGTCAAGTCCTACGACACCGAGTGGGCCACCGCCCTCTGCGTCGCGTACCTCAAGCAGCCGGACGGCGTCGTGGTCGACTTTCAGAACGGAGTCAACGACGAGCGGGTCGCGGCGATCGCTGGAAGGGAGCGGACGCTCGGCTGCGTGATCACCATCGGGGCGGGACTCTACGAGCCGGGCCACGCGATCCGGACCGACCGGGGCTCGGTGGGGTTCAGGATCGGTGAGCTGGACGGAGCCGAATCCGGGCGGGTGCACGACCTTGTGAAGGTCATGAACGATGTGGCCCCGGCCAAGGTGACGACGAACCTCCGCGGCGAGCGCTGGTCCAAGCTGGGGGTCAACTGCATGGCGAACCCGCTGGCCGGGCTGAGCGGCTTCGGCTCGGCGGAGGTCCGGAGCCAGCCCGAGCCCCGCCGCATCGCGATCCAGATCGCGGCCGAGGTGGTCAAGGTCGGCCGCGCCCTGGGATACGAGGTCGAGCCGATCTACGGCATCGCGCCGCAACGGATGGTGGACGCCGCCGAGGGCCGGGGCCTGGCGGCGGTGGAGGCCGACATGGCTGCGGGGGTCCAGTTCCTGAGCGGCGGCCGGCCGTCCCTGCTCCAGGACGTGATGAAGGGCCGGCGGACCGAAGTCAACTACCTGAACGGGTACGTCTCAGAGCAGGGCCGAAAGGTGGGCGTGAAGACGCCGTTCAACGACGCGATCGTGGAGCTCTTCCGCCGTCACGGGGTCGGGCTCAGACCCGATCCGAGGAACCTCGAGCCGCTCCTGAAGCTGCTCCCCGGATAG
- a CDS encoding AMP-binding protein has protein sequence MESLDTQTVERRVIEIVEELLTELRGGSGRQAVSPDASVDRDLGLGSLERVELLLRLEQAFGVRLPDAVMAEADTLLDLVNAVHTAGPSAPEIVLRPSPRPSVGAPAPAASRTLADVLRWQAAAQPGRTHMFLREEDGSERPITYGALWDRASAIAAGLHARGLQRGDAVALMLRTEADFFGAFFGTLLAGGVPVPIYPPFRPDQIGEYLERQVRILQNAGARLLITFREAERVAALLMARVPSLAQVAGAQRLALPGAEPASVHLDPEDPALIQYTSGSTGEPKGVLLTHANLVANIRASGRAIAIGPDDVGVSWLPLYHDMGLIGWLLALYHGIPIVILSPLAFLARPARWLQALHAYRGTLSVAPNFAYELCVRKVTDDELQGLDLSSWRLAFNGAEPVSPDTLERFTRRFAPYGFRPAAMCPVYGLAEAAAALTVPPTERGPWVDRVVRERFQRDRVAHPAAPEDQNPLRFVSCGRPLSEHEVRIVDADGRPLGERIEGHIQFRGPSVTRGYFRNPDASRAAIHDGWMDSGDLGYTADGELFITGRRKDLIIKAGRNLYPQEVEEVVGNIPGIRKGCVAAFGIADPAIGTERLVVVAESRETTPEARARLEAAVIERLAATVGIPPDVVVIAPQGSVLKTSSGKVRRSATCDAYLAGKLGVRRWAWAQWAWLLMRGLGGRGGRLLGQALRLGYAAYVGLLLLPALPVIWALVLILPPGRPVDRLVRRFCRILLASAGCRIRVEGLDSLRGLGTAILAANHASYLDAVALSAALPLEFRFVAMRELEAVPFIKTVLGKVGHVMVERTDLSRSVADAGRVTAMLRGDVPLLVFPEGTFVRSAGLLPFKLGAFKAAVEAGCPVVPIILRGTREILPADTWLPRPGQITVTIGAPMKPEGEGWREVVRLRDAVRAEMARRCG, from the coding sequence ATGGAAAGCCTCGATACGCAGACGGTCGAGCGGCGAGTGATCGAGATCGTCGAAGAGCTTCTGACGGAGCTCCGGGGCGGCTCAGGGCGGCAGGCGGTCTCGCCGGATGCGTCCGTCGACCGCGATCTCGGCCTCGGCAGCCTCGAGCGGGTGGAGCTCCTTCTGCGGCTGGAGCAGGCATTTGGCGTGCGCCTCCCTGACGCGGTCATGGCGGAGGCGGACACGCTCCTGGATTTGGTGAACGCGGTTCACACCGCCGGCCCCTCCGCCCCCGAGATCGTCCTCCGACCGTCCCCGCGGCCCAGTGTGGGTGCCCCGGCACCGGCGGCATCCCGGACGCTCGCGGATGTCCTCAGGTGGCAGGCCGCGGCTCAGCCGGGGCGGACGCACATGTTCCTCAGGGAAGAGGACGGAAGCGAGCGGCCAATCACCTACGGGGCACTCTGGGATCGGGCCTCAGCCATCGCCGCCGGTCTCCACGCGCGCGGACTCCAGCGGGGCGATGCCGTGGCGCTCATGCTCAGGACCGAAGCGGACTTCTTCGGGGCGTTTTTCGGTACCCTCCTCGCCGGCGGCGTCCCCGTTCCGATTTACCCGCCCTTTCGCCCCGACCAGATCGGGGAGTACCTGGAGCGCCAGGTCCGGATCCTGCAAAACGCCGGGGCGCGCCTGCTCATCACCTTCCGGGAGGCCGAACGTGTTGCGGCCCTGCTCATGGCGCGTGTGCCCTCCCTCGCGCAGGTGGCGGGGGCGCAACGGCTCGCGCTCCCCGGCGCCGAACCGGCGTCGGTCCACCTGGACCCTGAGGATCCGGCGCTGATCCAGTACACGTCCGGGAGTACCGGCGAGCCGAAAGGCGTACTGCTCACCCACGCCAACCTCGTGGCGAACATCCGGGCCAGCGGGCGCGCGATCGCGATCGGGCCCGACGATGTCGGCGTCAGCTGGCTTCCGCTCTACCACGACATGGGGCTGATCGGCTGGCTCCTAGCCCTCTACCACGGCATTCCGATCGTGATCCTCTCGCCGCTGGCCTTCCTCGCCCGCCCGGCGCGCTGGCTCCAGGCGCTCCACGCCTACCGCGGGACGCTGTCGGTGGCTCCGAACTTCGCCTACGAGCTCTGCGTCCGGAAGGTGACCGACGACGAACTCCAGGGCCTCGATCTCAGCTCCTGGCGTCTGGCCTTCAACGGCGCCGAGCCGGTGAGCCCGGACACGCTCGAGCGCTTCACCCGCCGCTTCGCTCCCTATGGCTTCCGACCGGCGGCGATGTGCCCGGTCTACGGCCTGGCGGAGGCCGCCGCGGCGCTGACGGTTCCGCCCACCGAGCGAGGCCCGTGGGTCGACCGGGTGGTCCGCGAGCGCTTCCAGCGCGACCGGGTGGCGCACCCGGCAGCCCCCGAGGATCAGAACCCCCTTCGCTTCGTCTCGTGCGGTCGGCCGCTCTCCGAGCACGAGGTCCGGATCGTCGACGCCGACGGCCGACCGCTAGGCGAGCGGATCGAGGGGCACATCCAGTTCCGCGGTCCATCGGTGACCCGGGGATATTTCCGAAATCCGGACGCGAGCCGGGCAGCGATCCACGACGGGTGGATGGACTCCGGCGACCTGGGCTACACGGCCGACGGAGAGCTCTTCATCACCGGCCGGCGGAAAGACCTCATCATCAAGGCGGGTCGGAACCTGTATCCCCAGGAAGTCGAGGAGGTGGTGGGGAACATTCCCGGGATCCGCAAGGGGTGCGTGGCCGCGTTCGGGATCGCGGACCCTGCGATCGGAACCGAGCGCCTGGTCGTGGTGGCCGAGAGCCGGGAGACGACACCCGAGGCGCGGGCGCGGCTTGAGGCGGCTGTCATCGAGCGCCTGGCCGCAACGGTCGGCATCCCCCCGGACGTCGTGGTGATCGCTCCGCAGGGGTCCGTGCTCAAGACTTCCAGTGGGAAGGTGCGCCGGAGCGCCACGTGCGACGCCTATCTCGCCGGGAAGCTCGGCGTCCGCCGATGGGCGTGGGCGCAATGGGCGTGGCTCCTGATGCGGGGTCTGGGAGGCCGGGGAGGGCGCCTTCTGGGTCAGGCACTCAGGTTGGGCTACGCCGCCTATGTGGGGCTCCTCCTGCTTCCGGCCCTGCCGGTGATCTGGGCGCTGGTGCTCATTCTTCCGCCGGGGCGCCCGGTGGACCGGCTTGTGCGGCGCTTCTGCCGGATCCTGCTGGCGTCTGCCGGCTGCCGGATCCGGGTCGAAGGGCTCGACAGTCTCCGGGGCCTGGGAACGGCAATCCTGGCGGCCAACCACGCCAGCTATCTGGACGCGGTAGCACTCTCGGCCGCCCTCCCGCTGGAGTTCCGGTTCGTGGCCATGCGGGAGCTTGAGGCGGTCCCGTTCATCAAGACGGTGCTGGGCAAGGTGGGTCACGTGATGGTTGAGCGGACCGACCTCTCCCGGAGCGTCGCGGATGCCGGGCGCGTGACGGCAATGCTCCGGGGTGACGTCCCGCTTCTGGTCTTTCCCGAAGGGACATTCGTCCGGTCCGCCGGGCTCCTCCCGTTCAAGCTGGGAGCCTTTAAGGCAGCCGTAGAGGCCGGGTGTCCCGTGGTACCCATCATCCTCCGGGGAACCCGGGAGATTCTCCCCGCGGACACGTGGCTCCCGCGGCCGGGGCAGATCACGGTGACGATCGGGGCCCCGATGAAGCCCGAAGGCGAAGGCTGGAGGGAGGTGGTGCGGCTCCGGGATGCTGTACGCGCTGAGATGGCGCGGCGCTGCGGCTAG